Within Phenylobacterium soli, the genomic segment GCCACTTCGCGTTCGGCGAGAACTGGAAGTCGTTCCTCGGAACCTTGGACGACGAACGGATCACCCAGGCCGAGGCTGGGCTTCGCAGGCTATTTCCGGGCGGCGAGCTTAAGGGGAAGACCTTCCTCGACATCGGCTCGGGCTCGGGGCTCTCGTCCCTTGCCGCCCTGAAACTCGGCGTGAAGTCCCTCGTCGCAACCGACATCGACCGCCACTCTGTCGAGGCGACGGCCGGGCTACTCTCGCGCCTTGCCCCTGGCGGTCCGTGGGCGGCCGAGGAGCGCAGCGTCTTCGACCTCGCGCCTTCCGATGGCCGGTTCGATGTCGTCTATTCGTGGGGCGTCCTGCACCACACGGGCGACATGTGGCGGGCCGTCGAGACCGCCGCCTCGATGGTGAAA encodes:
- a CDS encoding class I SAM-dependent methyltransferase — its product is MTAAESHFAFGENWKSFLGTLDDERITQAEAGLRRLFPGGELKGKTFLDIGSGSGLSSLAALKLGVKSLVATDIDRHSVEATAGLLSRLAPGGPWAAEERSVFDLAPSDGRFDVVYSWGVLHHTGDMWRAVETAASMVKPGGLFAVALYRKTGMCGFWKIEKRFYSRAPRWAQTPIRWAYMSARFVTDFIRFKPIIRTIRNYRSQRGMSWSHDAHDWLGGYPYESAAPPVIRERISAMGFSLEREFLRPAGLGLWGSGCDEFVFRKR